Part of the Portunus trituberculatus isolate SZX2019 chromosome 46, ASM1759143v1, whole genome shotgun sequence genome, attgaGGGGGGCGTAGAGATGAAGGAGCCTTCTGTGATTATGGGTATTTTGAGAAagactgttttgttttgttttttctgggCGGTAGAATATTTGTATACAAGAcgacatgaaagagagagaaagggctgCGAAACGACATGGTTGGTGATAGGCAGGTAGAAGCGACTCATCAAAAACAGCGACCCCCGTATAAAGACAAGATAATCAGCTGACCAAGAAGAGAATATTTGCTTTAGGCGCGACGGAAATAGTTTAGGTCTGTAGAAAATGTGTTATGGTGattatgtgtatttttattttaggttcacaaatagttttccatattttgttttgtttatgtgcgTTTATTGATcgatttcattgtttctttttctttgtttacttatttatttattgtatttattcatttttattttttattacatttattagtATACGCACACActaatacattctctctctctctctctctctctctctctctctctctctctctctctctctctctctctctccccccttgcTGTTCTATTCTACAGTgtatcctttttcattcttcctttccgcTCGTATTTTCATTCCTGTAATTAATCTCTCcttgcttcattttcctcctttcctcctttcctccttacctcctttcctcttcctctctttctcttgagtCCTTTGTTCCCAAGCTTCTTTCCTTACCAGGGCATCATAGAGCTTCCATGCGCCGCCGACTCGAACAGTTTCTTAAAATTAGCGATTCATACTTAACAAAATGCTactgaagagaaataaatgtctaagagaaagtgtgtgtgtgtgtgtgtgtgtgtgtgtgtgtgtgtgtgtgtgtgtgtgtgtgtgtgtgtgtctgtgtgtgtgtgtgtgtgtgtgtgtgtgtgtgtgtgtgtgtgtgtgtgtgtgtgtgtgtgtgtgagagagagagagttaaacagCTATACTTATCCATCCTTTTATCTtggtgttgctctctctctctctctctctctctctctctctctctctctctctctctctctctctctctctctctctcgtcactttttatcttctctttcccctttgcctttccattctcattcttctctccctttccatcagtctgacttttcattccttcactaatcggttcttgtgtttttaattgaaagtatcactcctcctcctcctcctcctcctcctcctcctcctcctcctcctcctcctcctccacctcctcctcttcctcctcttcctactactactactactactactactactactactactactactacttaaaacaATCACAACAGTCTCATTGAACACTCCTCCTGCAGGGTGGGCGGGGGTGCCGTTGATGGTATTACTGTGCCTGGCGGTGGGGTTCGCGGGCACACGGCTGGGGATGTGCTGGGTGCTGCTGGAGGAGCGCTGGCCGGAGTACCACAGGCCCTGCCGCCGCCCCTACCCGGCCATCGCACGCCGCGCCCTGGGCAAGGCAGGATagtgagtaccatgacgccagcggtttggttgttgtttttagtgaaGTAGATGGTGAGTGAggcgtgtgttggtggtggcctTTCACGAAGCGCTCAGACTCGTTCAGTGTTATGCGTCAGTGTAGTAGAGTGTGCATTCCTAaggggaagtataagtgtagtCTGCATTTTCAGTATAGGGTATTCAGTTCTTCCACCGCACTATACAAGAATTCACTGCTCTAACACTGAGGAGAATCTTTTCACGCAAcagcaagaaagagaaataggttGAAAAAAGATGGATGTATAATATATAGTATGGTTGTGTAGTACGGGTGTAGGACAACTGGCCTTTTAGCTACAAACATCTGGGATCGTTgccagagaaacaggaaacaaacTTGGAGGGAATGTTTTCTTAAGTATCTCATTAAAACTTCGGTGgctatttcccgttttctttgctcgGTGAGTGGGTGGTGAACTCTCCCATTTACTTCTGTCCTCACTCTTTCTTCACTCATATACTCTTCAACCCTCCTCGCGGTGctacgttttttctttcttttttcctttcacaaaTATTTCAGTAACTACAGCATACTttcgtctccttctcttcccttgtcgCCAACTCCGCTGCTTCCTAATCTTGCCTTACGTTCATTGGAGAGGTGTCGatgtcttttttattcctttcataaatatttcacCAACTACAAcacaccttcctctctttcccttcccttgtcgCCACCTCCATTTCCAAATCTTGCCTTGCATCACTTCGTTCATTGGAGAGGTGtcgatgtcttttttttttttttttcctttctcaaatATTTCACCAACTACAGCACACCTtcgtctctttcccttccctccagcacCCGCCACGCGTCACTattgttgcgaaggtgtattgcgCTCAGTGCTCAGACGCTCCATACTCTTCTGCAGCACTATGTTCATTAGAGAGGTGTCGAtgaagagaggataaaaaaatactacaaaAGCAGCATCACAGCTAGAACAAGGGGGATGCTATAGAGACTTTTGGAGTCATTAATCAGGCTACGATGAAGTGTAACAAGTTCATGGTTAATAAAGTTATATTCTAAAAAGGCAATAGGGAGAACTTAGCTCTGAAATTGCCCGGCAGTTGATTGAAACGGAATGGAtgttatagtctgtctactctaaaatggctcctggatttaaccccttcagcactgggacgcattttttatcaCATGTTTTggatataattagacgattttattgacattaggaagggtctatggaggtcagaagattgttggccagagtcttctttatttcaatccccacacaagtttctcaagctgtataaagtcaccaaatagaaagcagacgAAATATGGGAAcgagtcctggtactgaaggggttaaaacacattgtagcttattgataacgtgattgatttgatgtgaataatacttgttttctgttgatcaacgcacttattacaaggacagctcacggttttcctcaagagctgacaaccacgcattccctagGGCACCATTCAGACTGAgaccactttagagtagacagactattgTGAGGAGTGAATAGGGAGAGCAAAGATGAGACAGATTTCAGGGAGGGATGATAAGTTAACGTAGATAAGTGACATAGATGAAGTGATAACGTGAGTTTCacatcttcctttgtgtttctttttttttctcctttttcagttTATCTTCTATTCCTATGTTCCTTATGCCTGTCTTGATCTTTGCTATATTCTCCATTCTTCACTCGTCTTCTCCACCATATCCTCcaccttaactctctctctctctctctctctctctctctctctctctctctctctctctctctctctctctctctctctctctctctctctttttgttcacCCTatatcttccaccaccaccctctttctccaccgtatcctccacctccaccctctTTCTCCACCGTATTCTCCACCTCCAACATGTTTCTCCACCGTATCGCGAACCCCCACCCTCTACCACTGTATTCAAACCCCAGTCACTTTATCCCCTGGCCTCACTCTTCTGCCCCGTACCTCCGTCAgcggcgtggcggtggtggcccAGACCCTCACATTGATGGGCGTATCCACCGTGGTGCTCATCCTGGCCGGGGATCTGCTGGCCTCCCTGACGGCGCCCCTGTTGACCCCCTGCTCCTGTACCGGGGTCGTGGCCTGCCTGCTGACTCCCGCCTCCTGGCTCGCCACTCCTAAGGACTTCTGGTAAGGCGCTGTCCCTTGGTGCTGAGTGGCTGATAGTGATGCTAGTGATGATGGCTGACTGAAAgggaaattagataaaaatgaGTTAAGTAATGtatcttctttttgtttatttgaagTGCATCTATTTCATATCTTCACAGGTTCAGGAATAAAAATGGTGGttgtaaatgatgataatgaagatagtaatgatagtaatgaatgTGATAACACGAGCATTAAGTCTTTGGTTGGTAATGACGCGATTTTAACTTCATTTTGATAACCTCAGGCAACATATGGACcaggaaggaattaaaaggCACACGAAGATTTGAAGCACTCCATGGGCCCTTTTTTGTACCTTTTTGTAGCCGTCGCCTGGAGCCTCCCTTACATAATAGACAAGTCACCATATTAACAGTACCAGTGTTTCAACAGGGTGGCGTCTGTGGCGggtgtgatggtgacggtgctgcagtgcgtggtggtggtggtgatgacagtggtgcgGGGTTCATCATCTgacacgaccaccatcaccaccaccaccaccaccacgcagccttccctctcctccttcttcctcgggTTCGGTaccattctcttctccttcggCGGCGCCTCCACCTTCCCCACCATCCAGAACGACATGGTGGACAGGACGCGCTTCCCCCTCAGCGTCGCCATGGCCTTTTTCggtgcgtgggcgtgggcgggtgAGGGCGTGAGTGAGTACAGGGATGGCGTCAGAAGTATGTTATGATGTGGATGTGTGTCTGGTTCAAGGTGTGTTATTTGTTACCTTTTTAAataagaaggatggaggaggaggtgatttgaaattaatattctctctctctctctctctctctctctctctctctctctccgcggcaGTGCTCTTCGGCCTGTACTTGCCTGTCGCGGCGGTCGGGTATGGCGTGCTGGGAGATACTGTGCCCAACAACATCCTGCTAGCGGTGTCTGgggtggcggtgacggtggtgcGGGTCCTGCTCTTCGTCCATCTCCTCTTCgccttcatcatcctcctcaATCCGGTGGCGCAGGGGCTGGAGGACGTCCTTGGAGTGCCTCTGGGTGGGTGTATCTGAGGGTAGTGTTACTCCATGGGAAACTTGCCTCGGGGACAGTCAGACGTGGCGgcgttttctcttcatttctgttCGCCGTTTTCTCTTACGTCGCGTTTTCTTTGACCTGTTGGAACTGTCCTGCTTGTAGGGAAAATGTAcgagtttttgttttg contains:
- the LOC123520275 gene encoding amino acid transporter AVT1J-like, translating into MVLSSKSYDVASQHRHERQEEGGGRKDAPILTPRLEESKVPIPTTTTTTTTTAINTAASAVSPVPTLTPSPAGKGLSVCVAAAFLVAEMSGSGVLALPRALANTGWAGVPLMVLLCLAVGFAGTRLGMCWVLLEERWPEYHRPCRRPYPAIARRALGKAGYGVAVVAQTLTLMGVSTVVLILAGDLLASLTAPLLTPCSCTGVVACLLTPASWLATPKDFWVASVAGVMVTVLQCVVVVVMTVVRGSSSDTTTITTTTTTTQPSLSSFFLGFGTILFSFGGASTFPTIQNDMVDRTRFPLSVAMAFFVLFGLYLPVAAVGYGVLGDTVPNNILLAVSGVAVTVVRVLLFVHLLFAFIILLNPVAQGLEDVLGVPLEFGWRRSAARTCLVAVEVLVSLVLPDFQAILNLVGGSTIAIMSFVLPPLCYLRLTAAKDPAGLPFRNVGIWERVVLWGVVVMGLAGSLVTTYTAASSLVSPAVLQRSCLF